A region of the Desulfovermiculus halophilus DSM 18834 genome:
GGGACATTATGTTGTCAGTTGTATTATGTTGCGAGAATTGAGTATGGGAGGTCTCTGATACCCCGATACCCCGCCAAGATTTTTAACCAGTACCCCGATTACCCTGCCTCTTAACTATCCTTATCTGGATCCGCTTTTACCTTACTCTTTCTTTTTGGTCATATACCTTCTCAAGGTTCATCCTCAGGGAGGTGGTATGACCAAGAAGCGCTGCCGGCATTGCCGCCGGTTATTCATTGTCTCCCCCCGCAATCCAGATCAAAAGTACTGCTCAACATCTGAGTGCCAAAAAGCCAGAAAGCGAAAATGGCAACGGAAAAAGATGCGCGATGACCCGGCCTACCGCCTCAATCAAAGAGATGCCCAGGAAAGGTGGTGCCAAAAGAATCCCGACTATTGGAAGACGTATCGGGAAGAGCATCCGAAGTACACCAGACAGAACAGGGAAAAACAGCGCTCTCGAAATCGCCTTTTGCGGACCATGGCGGCCATTTCCAGGCAGATTGCAAAGATGGACGCCATCTCGGCCAAAGAACATGATATTTCAGGCTATTATGGCCTGATTTCTGTCCAGGATCTGCCGTTTGCAAAGATGGACGCCAAAGTCGTAAAAATAATCGAAATGCCTGATGGTTACGATCAATTTGGAGCTGATTGCAAAGAGAGGACTCGATAGTCTTTGATCTGCACCTCGTGCTAATTTCTGCACCATCTTCTGATTCAACCCCGGAGGTGCAGCATGGGGCAGTATTTTACTAAAGAAGTCTTGCGCAGGCTCAGAAACGAGGTCCTGATCTCTGAAATTATCCAGGTCCTGGATATTCCCTTCAAAACCCGAGACGGGTATCTGCGCTTTTTGTGCCCACTCTGCAATGAGTTCATGACCGCCTGCCATCCCAAGACCAACCTGGCCCGCTGTTTCCGCTGTGAGCGAAATTTTAATCCCATTGACCTGGTCATGGTGGGCAAAGGGCTTTGTTTCCAGGAAGCTGTCCAGTTCCTTCTGGCCTATGAAAAAAGTGCCCAGAAGGGAGGCAAAGATGCTGAGTAAAGCAATTGCCGAGTACCTGGAATGGATGATCTCGGCT
Encoded here:
- a CDS encoding CHC2 zinc finger domain-containing protein: MGQYFTKEVLRRLRNEVLISEIIQVLDIPFKTRDGYLRFLCPLCNEFMTACHPKTNLARCFRCERNFNPIDLVMVGKGLCFQEAVQFLLAYEKSAQKGGKDAE